GTAATGAACCCCGCCTGGGAGATCGTATCGATGTCTATTCGCTGGAGGCACTCGGCTTGCGACTCCACGAACTGCATCTCGGCAAAGCCAAGCTGGCGAGCCGAAGCGAAGTCGTTGAACTGATGAAACGTGCATCGCAGGAAGCCGATAAACATAAGTTCAATATGCAGTTCTTGCTGTCGGAATGGGATCAGGTGGTGGATGCCCGACAGGTGAATAGTTGGGAAGCTTACAGAGACGTGACGCGACTGGGCCGCAAGACTCGCTTGAATGAAGCACAGCGCCAGCTGCTTTGGTCGATTTTTCAAAAAGTCATCGAAGCTTTGAGTCGCCAGAAGTTGACGACTAGCGCGGGAATCTTCACTCGACTTGCAGATGCGATCGCCAAAGTTCCGAACAAACCGTTCGATTTCGCCGTGATTGACGAGGCCCAGGATCTCACCGAATCGCAGATTCGATTCTTTGCGGCCCTGGCCGGCAATAAGCCGAACGGACTGTTCTTCGCCGGAGATAGTGGACAGCGGATCTTTCAACTGCCGTTCTCCTGGCAAAAATTGGGAGTTGATATTCGAGGTCGCTCCAAGAATTTGCGAATCAATTACCGCACCTCCCACCAGATCCGGAGCCAGGCCGATCGTTTGCTGGAAGTCGAAGTTCGGGATGTCGACGGAAATGTCGAGCAAAGAAACGACACCATTTCCGTGTTCAATGGACCTCCGCCGGCGATCAAAACTGCAGCGGATGAAAAAGAGGAAATCAAGATTGTCGGGAGTTGGCTATCGGAGTTAATCGCGACGGGAATTCAACCCCATGAATGCGGCGTGTTCGTTCGATCTCCTGAACAGATTGATCGGGCAAAAAATGCAGTCCAACATGCCAAGTTAACGGTAAAAATTCTCGATGAGAATGTGGAAACGGTAGCCGGCCAGGTTTCGATCTGCACGATGCATCTGGCTAAGGGTTTGGAGTTCCGGGCCGTAGCGGTTATGGCCTGTGATGATGAGGTGATTCCGCTGCAGTCTCGAATCGAAGCAGTTGGTGAGGATTCCGATCTGAAGGAAGTCTATGAGACGGAACGACAACTCTTGTACGTGGCGTGCACCCGAGCTCGAGACTCCTTGTTGATTACGGGAGTGGATCCCGCTTCCGAGTATCTGGATGATATGAAACAGTGAAAGCCGACTTGAAGATTTCGGAAATGATCGATCCGCATAATGACCGACTCTTTCGGCTTTAAACCGTCGCCGCAGGAACATGTCATGCGAATCGCCACTTACAATCTGCTCAAAGGAGGCACAAAACGGACTCATTGGAAAGAGATGATCGAAAGTCATCTTGTCGATCTTCTACTTACACAGGAATCCGCCAGGCCTGATCTGCACCTTACGCCGGATATGTTCCCTGACTTTCAGAAGCAATTCGTCTGGGAGATGTCTGAAAACAAAGGCTGGGGAAGTGCGATATTCTCTCGGGATGGAAGGCTGGAAGCCATACAGGTGCCAGGCTTCTCGGGCTGGGCGGTCGGGGCGAAAATCACGAATGCTACGTGGCAGCGGGATTTATGCGAATCGATCTTTGTGTTTAGCCTGCATGCTCCAGAGCTAATGGGCGGGTATGCAAAGGCCGTGAACAAATTTCTGGATGAAGTGAAAATGATCGCCGGTCAGAATGAGGTCATCATCGGAGGCGATTTCAACCTGACTGTAAGCCGTTGGTTGAGTCCGGAAAAAAAGATCAGCAAACATGATCTGGCTATCCAAGCCCGACTTGCCGATGAATTTGCATTGATGAACTGCTGGCAGGAGGCGAATCCCGGCCAGGAGCTCCATCAGACACTTCGTTGGACAAACAACCGGGAAACGGTTTACCACTGTGACGGGATCTTCGTTCCGAAAAGCTGGAAGTCTCGGCTGCAATCTTGCAGAGTGCTTTCGGGAGAAGAATGGGATCGACTAAGTGATCACAACCCGGTGGTGGCAACGTTTGGGTAAAAAGACTCTTCAATGTGGAAAGCTCACCTGCCAAAGCCTTGTCTCTGAAAGTTCCCTCGGGCACTGACTCAAAGTCGATTTCAATGCCCGGGGGTGAGAATGAGAGCTGGACACAATACTCCATCTTAATTTGTTGCCTGGATTCTCAGCCACTCCCTAGCCACTTTGATCGCCTCGCGCCGCTGCATTGCTTCGGTCAATTGTTCCCGAATCGTGCCGGCCTGGGTATGCGTATACACAGCCGTCATCCCTAATCCGTGACTCGAATTGCGATCTGAAGAGATCGAGTGCCCCATTAAGAGATTTCGGATGATCGGATCCACGCGGCCTTCCTGCAGGGTAGTGGCGAACATATGACGAAGAACTTTCGGTGCGGACTGGTGACTGAGGCCTATGGCCTGTGTCACATGCGTGAATTCAATACGCAGTCGATCTTCCTGAAGGGCCCCCATCTCGTTCCAGAGTGCTCGAGCGATTCTGAGCTTTTCTATTCTTTCCAAGGCCCTTTTAGCTCGCAGCTCTTCTCGCACCATTCGTAGGTTTAGTTCCCTTTCGATCATCGCTTGGGAAGCGGTAACCAAGTTCCTCGGCCCTGAATTCCAAGTGCTTCGCCGGAACAGGGGACCTGAAGGGTAGCGGGAAACATGCAATTTCAGCACTTCCACTAATTCCGGAACCAGTGGGATATCGCGTTCGTTCCTTGTCTTGATCTGCCAACCGAGCCGCGGCTTATTTCGAATTCTCAAGCTGCCTTTTTCGAGATCGATATCTTCCGGAACCAAGAGGTGGCACATCTCTCCTGGTCGCATACCCGTGAGCATAAGAGTCAGAAAAATCGGAAATTGCCATTCGTCGCACTGCTGCAAAAAGACTCGCTCTTCTTCCGGTTTGAATAATTCAATCGGTCGGAATTCTTCGATAGGAATTCGATCGATATTGAGCACTTGAAACGGATTTTCTGCATAGGGGCTCAAATAGCGTCGTTTTTTGGCGTAGCTAAAAAGAGTTCGGCAGGTTTCCAGGACGTAAATCAAACCGCCGTCCAGAAGTGGACGCTTGATCGTCCGTTCATGTCCATTCGGTGAGACGCGGATGGAACGTAGATAGGCGACGAATTCCGCAGCGTGAGATGGAGTAAATTGGGCGATCGTCCTCACCGGTTTTAGGTCGAGGAATCTCAGCAAATGATCCGTTGCAGTGCGGTAACGATGGATCGTATTGATCGAGGATCGGGAAACCTGTTCGTGATGTTCGAGCCATTGCTGTCTGGCTTTTTCGATCGTGATACTTTCGAAGCTCAACGCGGCGGGTGCTCCGACATCCAACTGCGAGTTGATTTGCGAAGCGAGTTGGCGGGCGGCATTCCGGTCGGGACCTACCCGAGGGCGGTGCCGTCGCCCTTGTTCGTTGTAACAGAGATACCAAATTTTGCCGCGACGATACCCTCGAACTTTACCAATGCGGAACTCATTCGACATGCGTGCCTCAGAGATTTCTCCCGCCACAAAATGCCACAAAAACTGCCACAAACGGGATTTTTTGAAGACGCTTCAAAAACGTAAGTTTTTATTGGATATTGACTTACGTCAACCAAAGAAATGAAAAAACGGAGAGGGGGGGATTCCATTTTGGCGTCTCTCTAACTCCCTGTCATTTCGGTACTTGTGGCGATAAAGCTATATGCGACTTGTAGTTGCAGGATGTCAGGAATAGTCAGCGATACTCAGGGATTCTCACGATTTTCAGCCTGATTGGCACACTGTGCCAATCATTTTTCGCTGCAATCTCCCTTGTGGAGTTGTTGCTCATGAGTTTCCATAGATCGTCGATTCCATTGACACCAAGACGAGGTACCGTCTTGAAGGTGCTGGCCATCACTCGGATCAGTACCGAACACCAGGACGTTCGTAGCCTGGATGAACAAGCCCTACTCATCAGACAGTTCATGGAGCGTTCCTACTCGGGTCCCTTCAACTTAGAAGAGATACGCTCTCAGGGAAGTGGCGAACGACTGGATAGAGCTGAATTTCTCGAAGCTCAAGAAAGAGTAAGGAGCAGACAATTTGATGTGGTTTGTTCCGAAGACCTCGCACGAATCTGCCGGCGTGCAGATGCCTTCCGGTTTGCCGAATTGTGCGAGGATTTTGGTGTCCGGCTCATAACCATAAACGATCGCCTGGACACGGCAACAGATGGCTGGCGAGACAGTGCCTTTCTGTCGACTTGGCACCACGAACGAAGCAATCTCGAAACATCCCAACGCATAAAGCGTACTTTACGGGGCAGATTTCAGACAGGTGGCGTTGTTCCGTGCCTCATCGCCGGATATCGTCGCGTGCCGGGTGTCGAGGGTGAAGCTGGCCTACAAAAAATAGCGGAATGGGAGCCTATTTATGATCAATGGTTTCGGATTTTGGAAGAAGGGGGCAGTTTTGCGGAAGTCGCTGACTGGTTGAATGAACGTCATATATCAGTCGGACCCGCATCCCGGGGAACTAGCTGGACCGGGACGATGGTGGGGAGAATAACCAGAAACCCTTTATTGAAAGGCATCCGGCAACGAAATGTCCGAGAGAGCCGTCGCATTAATTCAACGGGCCAGCATCGAAGTGTCCGTGCTGATCCCTCGCAGTTGCTGGTACGGAATTGCCCTCATCTAGTGTTCATCGCCCCAGATCGTTTTGATCGCTTGATGAGGCGAATCGACGAAATTAATGCAATGTATCGGCGTCAGGGCACCGATGGTCGTGATTCTCGTGAGGGGTTACCGCGTTCAAGGACACCCTGGCCAGCTCAACATGCAAAATGTGGAATCTGCGGGCGAATCCTCTATAGAACTCAAAGTAAATCGATTCCCATGCTGCAGTGCTCCGGCGCTCAAGCCTACAAATGCTGGAACGCTGTCACTGTAAACGCGAATGTTGCCGCCCGAAAAATTCTGGAAGCCATTCTCCGAAAACTTCGAGAACTTCCTGAATTCGACTCGCTACTTCTTCAAAATATTCGGCAACAGCTTCAGGCCAGCTCTGAGGCGGATCATTCGCGCGTTCCCACTCTGGTTTCTGAAATCGAAGACCTGCGACGGCGAATGCGCAATCTTTCACTGGAAGTTGCCGAGAACGGTGGGAATGAGACCTATCGGGCGACGCTCAGAGAATTACAAGGGATACTCGACCTAAAAACCGAGGAGCTTAGTCACCGTTCAGCACCCCCGCGGGAAGTTTTGTTCCCTACTTTAAGGTCGCTGGAACATCATTTGCAGAATCTTCTAGCTGACCCGGAACTTGATGACCCCGAGTTAGCCCGAATTCTTCACCGGTTCGTTAACAGATTGGAATTCTATCCTATTCAAGCTTGTAATGGTGGCGCGATAGAGTTACGAGCGCATCTTGAGATTCGATTGGATCAGTTGCAGCTCGATTCGGATCTGCATCAACTGCCCGCAGAAATTACCACGCACTCAATGGAAGTAGATCTGTTCGATTACCCGGCTCAAATCCGAATTCGATCTGAGGCTTTGCGCTTGACAGCGGAACGATGGAAGCAAAGAGATATAGCCAGGCATCTGGGTACTCACCAAGCCACAGTGCAACGGGCAATCAGCTTGGAGAGAGCCATGCAAAATCTGGGATTATCCGATCCCTATATTCGATTAACGCAAGCCCCACAAAACGACAGCAAGATAAGGCGGCACTTGCATCCGAGATATTCGTTTGAACCACTTGCAGAACGCACTGCGGCCTAGTCCGTAGAACTTTACATCTCATAATTCGTTGGCTGGCTATTCGGAAGAATGGCCAGCCATTTTTTTTGGAGAAATGATGAAGAAAAGAAAATTGACTTCAATCAATACGGAACGTGAGACTCCCACTCACCAGCTATTGAAGTGGCTTGCTAAACATATTGCCCTTCGAATTCAAGAAGAACGGCCTATTTTTCCGTCTGTTTCAGATTCGAGCAAATCCAACCCATCGGATGATCCGAAGCCAAGACCCCTCCAAGAAAGTAAGTCCGAAGAATAAGCTTCTCATCGACCGTTATAATTTTATTTGACTAAATTTCCGCCTTTTTTGCGTCAATATAGATGAGTGAGTAATAGTGTTTTTTGGGTAGCTATTACCGCTTTCTGCATTCACTTTCGCCCGAAGTAACCATTCTTTTTTTCCTTGTTCCCGCCGCCGCAACCCGGCGGTGGTTTCGTTTCTGGAGATTTCTCATGCTGATTCCGATGACCGTTCCTGTTTCTATTCCCGTGCTGTCGCTCGAAGATCGCCAGCAGGCGTTTGTGACTATCCTGCCCCTGCTGGAGACGAAGGCCCGCTTCGCTTTTCGCGATCTGGCCTCTCGGCACGATCGCGAAGATGCGGTGGCCGAAGTGGTCGCCCTGGCCTGGGAGCATTTCAGGTACTCCCGGCCCCTGCCCGCCTCACTCTTCATTAAGCAGATTCCGCTGCTCATCGCCACCGTCCGGCAACAGTTGAACAATCGCCCGGTTTAAATCTTCTCTTCTCTTCCAAAAAGGACTTTCTTATGTCGCGACGTGTTTTGCTCGAAGAGTTTCATCTGTCGTTTCTGATTCTCGCCGATACGGCCGAGGCCGAAGTGCAACGAATCCGCCATCAGCTGAATCGCACCCGCTTTCAAGCTCTGCTCCGAAGAACCCTGCTCCATTTCTTCCGGAAATACCGGGCTCTCGACTCGGTCGTTTTCAAACTGTCCCGGTAGAACCCTATCGCGGTGTCTGCCAATTGCCTTTCTCTTTTCGCCTAATTTCCAACTTCACCCAGGAGTACTCTCATGAAAACCCTCGTTCCCGACTGCGCGGCCCTGCAGGCCCATTTCGCTTTGCTCCGTTCCGAACTGGCTTCCGGCCTGATCGAACGCGACGAAGAGATCGATCTCTGCCTCACCGCTCTGATCGCCCAAGAGCATCTGCTCTTGGTCTCGCCTCCGGGCTGTGCCAAATCGCTGCTGCTCGATTCCCTCCTGAAAGCCACCGGCGGCTCCAAGTTCTCGATCCTGCTCACCAAGTTCACCGTCCCCGAAGAGGTCTTTGGCCCTATCTCGATTCAGGGGCTCAAGGAAGACCGCTTCCAGAGGATCACCACCGCTAAACTGCCCGAAGCCGACTTCGCGTTCGTCGATGAAGTCTTCAAAGCTTCTTCAGCGATCCTGAATACCTTGTTGAAGATTCTCAATGAACGAACCTTCGATGCCGGCGAAGGTTCCTTGCGCAAAGTCCCCCTGAAGCTCTGCGTGGCGGCATCCAATGAATGGCCGGCCCCGGAGAGCGCTCAGGAACTGGCGGCCCTGTTCGATCGCTTCACTCTGCGCAAGAGTTTATCCCCGATTCGCTCGCAGTCGGGTCGGAAGAAATTGCTCTGGAATCGGGATCATACCCCGAAGATCTCGGTGCACCTGAAGCCGACCGATCTCGAAGCGGCCCGCCGCTATGCCCGGGAGTTACCCTGGTCGATCACGGCCCAGGAAGCTTTTGAGACGATTCTCAAAGATCTGGCCAAGGAAGGCGTTCAACCGGGGGATCGCCGCCAATTCAAAGCGGTCGGCATCGTCCAGGCTTATGCCTTCCTGCAAGGGGCTGAGCAGGTCGAACCGGAGCATCTGGAAGTGGCCGCCCATGTACTCTGGGACGATCCCCGGGAACAGCCCCAGAAGGTCGCCCAGGTGATTGCCCGAATCGCCAACCCCATCGGCATGCGGCTGAATCAGCTGCTTTTGGAAGTGGAACAGGTTCTGTCGACGACCGATGTCCGCAAGCTGCCCGAGACCGCCAAGGCGGCAGCCAAGCTCGGCGAAATCGACAAGCAACTCAGTGATTTAAAGTCCAGTGATCGGGTCACCCGGACCCGGAACTACGTGCGCGAACAGCTCCGTCAACTCAAACTCGCCTCCTTGGAGGCGATCTAACCCCAGGGAAAAAACCATGAATGCCGAAGAACTCCGTAAACTCTTCGATCTCGATCGCCCGCTCTCGCCCAGTCCCTCCTCCGCCGAAG
The genomic region above belongs to Telmatocola sphagniphila and contains:
- a CDS encoding UvrD-helicase domain-containing protein, producing the protein MEFRIADTFSNSLAKLTGEEQKAVKTTAFDLQLNPSNPGMSFHKLDRAKDKNFWSVRVNKDIRVIVHKTTGSLLLCYVDHHDKAYDWASRRKLETHPKTGAAQLVEIRETVQEIRIPSYVQEPKSKAKSSKKSLFDQLPDEELLGFGVPQEWLADVKSATEDNYLAVADHLPAEAAEALLEIATGGKPRISKPTPATANPFEHPDALRRFRVMGNVAELERALDYPWEKWTVFLHPEQRELVEKNNSGPARVTGSAGTGKTIVALHRAAHLARTNPTSRVLLATFSNALAHALQTKLRRLLGNEPRLGDRIDVYSLEALGLRLHELHLGKAKLASRSEVVELMKRASQEADKHKFNMQFLLSEWDQVVDARQVNSWEAYRDVTRLGRKTRLNEAQRQLLWSIFQKVIEALSRQKLTTSAGIFTRLADAIAKVPNKPFDFAVIDEAQDLTESQIRFFAALAGNKPNGLFFAGDSGQRIFQLPFSWQKLGVDIRGRSKNLRINYRTSHQIRSQADRLLEVEVRDVDGNVEQRNDTISVFNGPPPAIKTAADEKEEIKIVGSWLSELIATGIQPHECGVFVRSPEQIDRAKNAVQHAKLTVKILDENVETVAGQVSICTMHLAKGLEFRAVAVMACDDEVIPLQSRIEAVGEDSDLKEVYETERQLLYVACTRARDSLLITGVDPASEYLDDMKQ
- a CDS encoding endonuclease/exonuclease/phosphatase family protein: MTDSFGFKPSPQEHVMRIATYNLLKGGTKRTHWKEMIESHLVDLLLTQESARPDLHLTPDMFPDFQKQFVWEMSENKGWGSAIFSRDGRLEAIQVPGFSGWAVGAKITNATWQRDLCESIFVFSLHAPELMGGYAKAVNKFLDEVKMIAGQNEVIIGGDFNLTVSRWLSPEKKISKHDLAIQARLADEFALMNCWQEANPGQELHQTLRWTNNRETVYHCDGIFVPKSWKSRLQSCRVLSGEEWDRLSDHNPVVATFG
- a CDS encoding tyrosine-type recombinase/integrase, which encodes MSNEFRIGKVRGYRRGKIWYLCYNEQGRRHRPRVGPDRNAARQLASQINSQLDVGAPAALSFESITIEKARQQWLEHHEQVSRSSINTIHRYRTATDHLLRFLDLKPVRTIAQFTPSHAAEFVAYLRSIRVSPNGHERTIKRPLLDGGLIYVLETCRTLFSYAKKRRYLSPYAENPFQVLNIDRIPIEEFRPIELFKPEEERVFLQQCDEWQFPIFLTLMLTGMRPGEMCHLLVPEDIDLEKGSLRIRNKPRLGWQIKTRNERDIPLVPELVEVLKLHVSRYPSGPLFRRSTWNSGPRNLVTASQAMIERELNLRMVREELRAKRALERIEKLRIARALWNEMGALQEDRLRIEFTHVTQAIGLSHQSAPKVLRHMFATTLQEGRVDPIIRNLLMGHSISSDRNSSHGLGMTAVYTHTQAGTIREQLTEAMQRREAIKVAREWLRIQATN
- a CDS encoding recombinase family protein — its product is MLAITRISTEHQDVRSLDEQALLIRQFMERSYSGPFNLEEIRSQGSGERLDRAEFLEAQERVRSRQFDVVCSEDLARICRRADAFRFAELCEDFGVRLITINDRLDTATDGWRDSAFLSTWHHERSNLETSQRIKRTLRGRFQTGGVVPCLIAGYRRVPGVEGEAGLQKIAEWEPIYDQWFRILEEGGSFAEVADWLNERHISVGPASRGTSWTGTMVGRITRNPLLKGIRQRNVRESRRINSTGQHRSVRADPSQLLVRNCPHLVFIAPDRFDRLMRRIDEINAMYRRQGTDGRDSREGLPRSRTPWPAQHAKCGICGRILYRTQSKSIPMLQCSGAQAYKCWNAVTVNANVAARKILEAILRKLRELPEFDSLLLQNIRQQLQASSEADHSRVPTLVSEIEDLRRRMRNLSLEVAENGGNETYRATLRELQGILDLKTEELSHRSAPPREVLFPTLRSLEHHLQNLLADPELDDPELARILHRFVNRLEFYPIQACNGGAIELRAHLEIRLDQLQLDSDLHQLPAEITTHSMEVDLFDYPAQIRIRSEALRLTAERWKQRDIARHLGTHQATVQRAISLERAMQNLGLSDPYIRLTQAPQNDSKIRRHLHPRYSFEPLAERTAA
- a CDS encoding AAA family ATPase, producing MKTLVPDCAALQAHFALLRSELASGLIERDEEIDLCLTALIAQEHLLLVSPPGCAKSLLLDSLLKATGGSKFSILLTKFTVPEEVFGPISIQGLKEDRFQRITTAKLPEADFAFVDEVFKASSAILNTLLKILNERTFDAGEGSLRKVPLKLCVAASNEWPAPESAQELAALFDRFTLRKSLSPIRSQSGRKKLLWNRDHTPKISVHLKPTDLEAARRYARELPWSITAQEAFETILKDLAKEGVQPGDRRQFKAVGIVQAYAFLQGAEQVEPEHLEVAAHVLWDDPREQPQKVAQVIARIANPIGMRLNQLLLEVEQVLSTTDVRKLPETAKAAAKLGEIDKQLSDLKSSDRVTRTRNYVREQLRQLKLASLEAI